The following proteins are co-located in the Ketogulonicigenium robustum genome:
- the lspA gene encoding signal peptidase II translates to MRLVLWSALWVFVLDQVSKYLVLHRMNLIWHGSIDVLPPFLRLRMAWNQGVNFGLLHGFDLKWVLIAVAVAISGAVLWWMRSGTEPRLARLSAGILVGGALGNVVDRLVYGAVADFLNMSFPGFDNPYAFNVADIAIFVGAVGLVLFSGGKGARKQGVTQPPASSKRAARATPAKATGDKGKGRPS, encoded by the coding sequence ATGCGCTTGGTGCTGTGGTCGGCCCTGTGGGTCTTCGTGCTGGATCAGGTCAGTAAATATCTGGTCCTGCACCGGATGAACCTGATTTGGCACGGCAGCATCGATGTGCTGCCGCCGTTTCTGCGCCTGCGCATGGCGTGGAACCAGGGCGTCAACTTTGGCCTGCTGCACGGGTTTGACCTGAAATGGGTGCTGATCGCGGTCGCGGTCGCCATATCGGGGGCGGTGCTGTGGTGGATGCGCAGCGGCACCGAGCCGCGCCTTGCGCGCCTTTCGGCCGGTATTCTGGTGGGCGGCGCGCTGGGCAACGTGGTCGACCGGCTGGTCTATGGCGCGGTGGCCGACTTCCTGAACATGTCCTTTCCGGGCTTTGACAATCCTTATGCCTTCAACGTGGCCGATATTGCCATTTTCGTGGGGGCGGTGGGGCTTGTGCTGTTTTCCGGCGGCAAGGGCGCGCGCAAACAAGGGGTGACGCAGCCCCCAGCCTCGTCTAAAAGGGCCGCGAGAGCCACCCCTGCGAAAGCAACTGGCGATAAAGGAAAAGGGCGTCCATCATGA
- the purH gene encoding bifunctional phosphoribosylaminoimidazolecarboxamide formyltransferase/IMP cyclohydrolase yields the protein MTDLQPLRRALLSVSDKTGLIDLARALSARGVELLSTGGTAAAIRAAGLAVKDVSDVTGFPEMMDGRVKTLHPMVHGGLLALRDNAEHVAAMEQHGIAPIDLLVVNLYPFEATVARNADYDEVIENIDIGGPAMIRAAAKNHAFVNVVVDVADYDALLAELEGNAGQTSLGFRQRLAQTAYARTAAYDTAVSTWMAKAIGEAAPRRRSFAGEIAQTLRYGENPHQTAAFYLDGSNRPGVATAKQLQGKELSYNNINDTDAAFELVAEFDPATGPAVAIIKHANPCGVARGATLAEAYTKAYDCDRTSAFGGIVALNQPLDAATAEEIAKIFTEVVIAPGASDEARAIFAAKKNLRLLVTDALPDPTAPQLAYRQVAGGMLVQDKDVGHVDVADLKVVTKAAPTDAQLADLLFAWKVAKHVKSNAIVYVKDQATVGIGAGQMSRVDSARIAARKAEDMAEALGLPESPAKGAVVASDAFFPFADGLLSAAGAGAVAVVQPGGSMRDAEVIAAADEAGLAMVLTGMRHFRH from the coding sequence ATGACAGATCTGCAACCACTGCGCCGTGCGCTGCTCTCGGTTTCCGACAAGACGGGGCTGATCGATCTGGCCCGCGCCCTGTCCGCCCGCGGGGTTGAACTGCTGTCGACCGGCGGCACTGCGGCGGCGATCCGCGCGGCGGGGCTGGCAGTGAAGGACGTGTCGGACGTGACCGGCTTTCCCGAAATGATGGACGGCCGCGTCAAAACCCTGCATCCGATGGTGCACGGCGGCCTGCTGGCGCTGCGCGACAATGCGGAACATGTCGCCGCGATGGAGCAGCACGGTATTGCCCCGATCGACCTGCTGGTCGTGAACCTTTATCCGTTCGAGGCGACCGTCGCCCGTAACGCCGATTATGACGAAGTGATCGAAAACATCGACATCGGCGGCCCCGCCATGATACGCGCAGCGGCCAAGAACCACGCTTTCGTCAACGTCGTCGTCGATGTGGCGGATTACGATGCCCTGCTGGCCGAACTGGAAGGCAACGCGGGCCAAACCTCGCTGGGCTTCCGTCAGCGCTTGGCGCAGACGGCCTATGCCCGCACCGCTGCCTATGACACGGCTGTCTCGACATGGATGGCCAAGGCGATTGGCGAGGCTGCCCCCCGCCGCCGCAGCTTTGCCGGCGAGATCGCCCAGACCCTGCGTTACGGCGAAAACCCGCATCAAACGGCGGCTTTCTATCTTGATGGCTCGAACCGCCCCGGTGTGGCGACGGCCAAGCAGCTGCAGGGCAAGGAGTTGTCCTACAACAACATCAATGACACCGACGCCGCGTTCGAACTGGTCGCCGAATTCGACCCCGCTACTGGCCCCGCCGTTGCCATCATCAAACACGCCAACCCTTGCGGCGTGGCGCGCGGCGCGACGCTGGCCGAGGCTTATACCAAGGCCTATGACTGCGACCGCACCTCGGCCTTTGGCGGCATTGTCGCGCTGAACCAGCCGCTGGACGCCGCCACCGCCGAGGAAATCGCCAAGATCTTTACCGAGGTCGTCATCGCCCCCGGCGCGTCGGACGAGGCCCGCGCGATCTTTGCCGCCAAGAAAAACCTGCGCCTGCTGGTGACCGACGCGCTGCCCGATCCCACCGCCCCGCAACTGGCCTATCGCCAAGTCGCAGGCGGCATGCTGGTGCAGGACAAAGACGTCGGCCATGTCGATGTTGCCGACTTGAAGGTGGTGACTAAGGCCGCGCCGACCGATGCCCAACTGGCCGACCTGCTATTTGCGTGGAAAGTCGCCAAGCACGTCAAATCGAACGCCATCGTCTATGTGAAAGACCAAGCCACCGTTGGCATCGGCGCGGGGCAAATGAGCCGCGTTGATTCCGCCCGCATCGCCGCCCGCAAGGCCGAGGATATGGCCGAGGCGCTGGGCCTGCCCGAATCGCCCGCCAAGGGCGCGGTTGTCGCCTCGGACGCGTTCTTCCCGTTTGCTGACGGCCTGCTGTCGGCTGCAGGGGCAGGGGCGGTTGCCGTGGTGCAGCCGGGTGGGTCGATGCGCGACGCCGAAGTGATCGCCGCTGCGGACGAGGCTGGTCTGGCAATGGTGCTGACCGGCATGCGCCACTTCCGGCACTAA
- a CDS encoding VOC family protein — MLTQIKGLHHVSSLASDANRTNAFFTQTLGLRRVKKTVNHDSPDMYHLYYGNRMGDQASTMTFFPIPHAVPGKRGTGEVGVTNFTVPTGSLPFWADRLAAGGAKNIAFGQSFGAQLVAFDGPDGDRFALIEGDDPRAPWTGNGVGEGEAIRGFHSASLRLKDAGATRELLHFMGYQDLEVDGNVTRLHLPDGDHAAIIDIETLPDVDRARQSAGTVHHIAFAVPDLQAHEDVRKTLEDTGWNITPSIDRHYFQAAYFRTPGGVLFEISTNGPGFDWDEDSARLGEKLVLPPRYEGARDKITSILTPLED, encoded by the coding sequence ATGCTTACTCAGATCAAAGGTCTTCACCACGTCTCGTCGCTGGCATCCGATGCCAACCGCACCAATGCGTTCTTTACGCAAACGCTGGGCCTGCGCCGCGTGAAAAAGACGGTGAACCACGACTCGCCCGATATGTATCACCTGTACTACGGCAACCGCATGGGCGATCAGGCCTCGACCATGACGTTCTTCCCCATCCCGCACGCCGTCCCCGGTAAACGCGGCACGGGCGAGGTGGGCGTGACGAATTTCACCGTCCCGACCGGCAGCCTGCCATTCTGGGCCGACCGGCTGGCCGCAGGCGGGGCCAAAAACATCGCTTTTGGCCAGTCGTTCGGCGCGCAATTGGTGGCCTTTGATGGCCCCGACGGCGACCGTTTTGCACTGATCGAGGGCGATGACCCCCGCGCCCCTTGGACTGGCAACGGTGTGGGCGAGGGCGAGGCCATCCGCGGCTTCCATTCGGCCAGTCTGCGCCTGAAAGATGCAGGGGCCACGCGCGAATTGCTGCATTTCATGGGCTACCAAGACCTTGAGGTCGATGGCAATGTGACCCGCCTGCATCTGCCTGATGGCGATCACGCCGCGATCATCGATATCGAGACCTTGCCCGATGTCGACCGCGCCCGCCAAAGCGCGGGCACCGTGCACCACATCGCCTTTGCCGTGCCCGACCTGCAGGCCCACGAGGACGTGCGCAAGACGCTGGAAGATACCGGCTGGAACATCACGCCCTCGATCGACCGACACTATTTTCAGGCCGCCTATTTCCGCACGCCGGGCGGGGTGCTGTTCGAAATCTCGACCAACGGGCCGGGGTTCGATTGGGACGAAGACAGCGCGCGTTTGGGCGAAAAGCTGGTTTTGCCGCCGCGCTACGAAGGGGCGCGTGACAAGATCACCAGCATCCTAACCCCGTTGGAGGATTGA
- a CDS encoding peroxiredoxin has protein sequence MSLRINDVIPNLSVETDQGTIKLHDWIGESWAIIFSHPKDFTPVCTTEFGAVAQLAAEWEKRGTKVLGVSVDGVEEHVKWKADIETVGGAKPGFPIVADKGLELAKAFDMLPAEAYLPEGRTPNDTATVRAVFIIGPDKKLKLSMIYPMNVGRNFAEVLRALDALQTSAKNGVSTPANWEIGQDVVVPLTISDEDAKARFDDFKTVLPYLRTAKLKG, from the coding sequence ATGAGCCTGCGTATCAACGACGTGATTCCCAACCTTAGCGTAGAAACCGATCAGGGGACGATCAAGTTGCATGACTGGATCGGTGAGAGCTGGGCGATTATTTTCTCGCACCCCAAGGACTTTACCCCCGTCTGCACCACCGAATTCGGCGCGGTTGCACAGCTTGCGGCTGAATGGGAAAAGCGCGGCACCAAGGTGCTGGGCGTGTCGGTCGACGGGGTCGAGGAACACGTGAAGTGGAAGGCCGATATCGAAACCGTCGGCGGCGCAAAACCGGGTTTTCCGATTGTCGCCGACAAGGGGCTAGAGCTGGCCAAGGCTTTCGACATGCTGCCCGCCGAGGCCTATCTGCCCGAAGGCCGCACCCCGAACGACACCGCCACCGTGCGCGCCGTGTTCATCATCGGGCCGGATAAAAAGCTGAAGCTGTCGATGATCTATCCGATGAACGTGGGCCGCAACTTTGCCGAAGTGCTGCGGGCGCTGGATGCGCTGCAAACCTCGGCCAAGAACGGCGTGTCGACCCCCGCAAACTGGGAAATCGGCCAAGATGTCGTCGTACCGCTGACCATCAGTGACGAAGACGCCAAGGCGCGCTTTGACGATTTCAAGACCGTGCTGCCCTATCTGCGCACAGCCAAGCTGAAGGGCTAA
- a CDS encoding aldehyde dehydrogenase family protein: protein MIERRAFYIGGQWVHPATPKDHPVIDPSTEEVCAVISIGDQADTDAAVAAAKAAFPAWAATPLDVRRGYVEGILAQYNARAEEMAQAISIEMGAPIDFARNSQAPCVSEHIEAFLSALDRMEWVHDMGDEAPGTRIVKQPIGVVGLITPWNWPMNQVTLKVIPALLAGCTCVLKPSEEAPLSSLLFAEFVHDAGVPAGVFNLVNGDGAGVGTQLSTHPDVAMISFTGSTRAGRAISRNAAETLKRVTLELGGKGANLVFADAGEEAVKRGVRSLMNNSGQSCNAPSRMLVERPLYDRAVEIAREVAEGIAVAPAAQPGKHIGPVVNRTQWDKIQDLVQSGIDEGATLLAGGTGLPEGVNKGFFVRPTVFADVRPGMRVEREEIFGPVLVMMPFETEDEALTVANDTEYGLTNYVQTADKTRARRLALQLRSGMVSMNGRSLGDGAFFGGVGASGSAREGGVWGIEEFLQEKAVSDWN, encoded by the coding sequence ATGATCGAGAGGCGCGCCTTTTACATTGGTGGACAGTGGGTTCATCCTGCCACCCCCAAGGATCACCCCGTCATCGACCCCTCGACCGAGGAGGTCTGCGCCGTCATTTCCATCGGCGATCAGGCCGACACCGATGCGGCGGTCGCCGCCGCGAAAGCCGCTTTTCCCGCGTGGGCCGCAACGCCGCTGGATGTGCGCCGTGGCTATGTCGAGGGGATCTTGGCACAATATAACGCCCGCGCCGAGGAAATGGCGCAGGCCATCAGCATCGAGATGGGCGCGCCCATCGACTTTGCCCGCAACAGCCAAGCCCCCTGCGTCAGCGAACATATCGAGGCTTTTTTGTCGGCGCTGGACCGGATGGAATGGGTGCACGACATGGGCGACGAGGCCCCCGGCACCCGCATCGTCAAGCAACCCATCGGCGTCGTCGGCCTGATCACCCCTTGGAACTGGCCGATGAACCAAGTGACGCTGAAGGTGATCCCTGCCCTGTTGGCGGGTTGCACCTGCGTGCTGAAACCATCCGAGGAAGCGCCGCTTTCCTCGCTGCTGTTCGCCGAATTTGTGCATGACGCGGGTGTGCCTGCGGGCGTGTTCAATCTGGTGAACGGCGATGGTGCAGGCGTCGGCACGCAGCTGTCGACGCACCCTGATGTGGCGATGATTTCCTTCACAGGCTCGACCCGTGCGGGGCGGGCGATCAGCCGAAATGCTGCCGAGACGCTGAAGCGTGTGACGCTGGAATTGGGCGGCAAGGGCGCCAATCTGGTCTTTGCCGACGCGGGTGAAGAGGCCGTCAAGCGCGGCGTCCGCAGCCTGATGAACAACAGCGGCCAGTCGTGCAATGCCCCCTCACGAATGCTGGTCGAACGCCCCCTCTATGACCGCGCCGTCGAAATCGCGCGCGAGGTGGCCGAGGGGATCGCCGTCGCGCCCGCCGCGCAGCCCGGCAAGCACATCGGGCCTGTGGTCAACCGCACGCAATGGGACAAGATCCAAGACTTGGTCCAATCCGGCATTGACGAGGGCGCGACCCTGCTGGCGGGCGGCACGGGCCTGCCCGAAGGGGTCAATAAAGGCTTCTTCGTGCGCCCCACCGTGTTTGCCGATGTCCGCCCCGGCATGCGCGTTGAGCGCGAGGAAATCTTCGGTCCCGTTCTGGTCATGATGCCGTTCGAGACCGAGGACGAGGCCCTGACCGTGGCGAACGACACCGAATACGGCCTGACGAACTACGTGCAGACCGCCGACAAAACCCGCGCAAGGCGGCTGGCGCTGCAATTACGCTCGGGCATGGTCTCGATGAATGGCCGATCTTTAGGCGATGGCGCCTTCTTTGGCGGGGTCGGGGCATCCGGCAGCGCGCGCGAGGGGGGCGTCTGGGGGATCGAGGAATTCCTGCAGGAAAAAGCCGTCTCTGACTGGAACTAA
- a CDS encoding M16 family metallopeptidase, translated as MAAPALAQQDDVSTFALDNGLQIVVIEDHRAPIVTQMLWYRVGSADEPKGQSGIAHFLEHLMFKGTQTVASGAFSAAVAANGGEDNAFTSYDYTAYFQRVAADRLPLMMEMEADRMRGLALTTDEINTERNVVLEERNQRTDSNPGAVAQEQARAAQYLNHPYGLPVIGWRHEVEALTLPQIRAVYDMYYAPNNATLVVAGDVDPDQVYQLAEQYYGPIPPSEGLQPRVRPSEPPQLAARHLDFSDARVAQPYLVRTYLAPARKAGDQTEAAALTYLAEILGGSSFTSVLGQALAFDTQIALGVDAGYSGVALDSGTFSLSLLPTNGVTLPDAEAALDKALQDFLANGVDQAQLERIRTQLRAGEIYGRDNVRGQANRYGAALATGLTVDDVQNWPDVLQSITADDVMAAARDVLDMRQSVTLFVTPEAAAAAPSPEPTVEPAAEPDTAPAASEGE; from the coding sequence ATGGCCGCGCCCGCGCTCGCGCAGCAGGACGATGTGTCAACTTTCGCGCTGGATAATGGCCTGCAGATCGTTGTGATCGAAGACCACCGCGCCCCCATTGTCACCCAGATGCTGTGGTATCGCGTTGGCTCGGCGGACGAGCCGAAGGGCCAGTCGGGCATCGCACATTTTCTGGAACACCTGATGTTCAAGGGCACGCAGACTGTCGCCTCGGGGGCGTTCAGTGCGGCTGTGGCGGCCAATGGCGGCGAAGATAACGCCTTCACCAGCTACGATTACACGGCTTACTTCCAGCGCGTCGCCGCCGACCGTCTTCCCCTGATGATGGAGATGGAGGCCGACCGGATGCGCGGCTTGGCCCTGACTACCGACGAGATCAACACCGAGCGTAATGTCGTCTTGGAAGAACGCAACCAGCGCACCGATTCAAACCCTGGCGCGGTCGCGCAGGAACAGGCACGTGCTGCGCAATACCTGAACCACCCTTACGGCCTGCCGGTCATCGGCTGGCGTCACGAGGTCGAGGCCCTGACGCTGCCGCAGATTCGCGCCGTCTACGATATGTATTACGCGCCGAACAATGCGACGCTGGTCGTGGCCGGTGATGTCGACCCTGACCAGGTCTACCAATTGGCCGAACAATACTACGGCCCGATCCCCCCATCCGAGGGGTTGCAGCCCCGCGTTCGCCCGTCCGAACCGCCGCAACTGGCCGCGCGTCATCTCGACTTCAGCGATGCGCGTGTCGCCCAGCCCTATCTGGTGCGCACCTATCTGGCACCCGCGCGCAAAGCGGGTGACCAGACCGAGGCTGCGGCCCTGACGTATCTGGCCGAAATCTTGGGGGGGTCCAGCTTTACGTCGGTTTTGGGGCAGGCGCTGGCGTTTGATACTCAAATCGCCCTTGGCGTCGATGCGGGCTACAGCGGCGTTGCCCTTGATAGCGGCACGTTCAGCCTGTCGCTGCTGCCCACCAACGGCGTAACCCTGCCCGATGCCGAGGCTGCGCTGGACAAAGCGCTCCAAGACTTTCTGGCCAACGGCGTCGATCAGGCGCAGCTGGAACGCATCCGGACGCAGCTGCGCGCGGGCGAGATTTACGGCCGTGATAATGTGCGCGGGCAGGCGAACCGCTATGGCGCGGCGCTTGCGACCGGCTTGACGGTGGATGACGTGCAGAACTGGCCGGATGTGCTGCAATCCATCACCGCCGATGACGTGATGGCCGCCGCCCGCGACGTGCTGGACATGCGCCAGTCGGTGACGCTGTTCGTCACCCCCGAAGCCGCCGCTGCCGCGCCCAGTCCCGAACCGACAGTAGAACCGGCTGCGGAACCCGATACCGCACCTGCCGCCAGCGAAGGGGAATAA
- a CDS encoding heparinase II/III family protein, with product MTATPAWTARQDILNRFYARRAGGSRIAPSFARPPEPFVMGEAERGRHLMAGRFVLDGRLVDVLGAAIWDNAMYAAPLQRFDWLGDLAALGDDAARRRAQGWVWEWIDRYGKGAGWTPQTAAARLVNMLHHAAFALQGMSDAAQRGYMQALGRQARYLSRSWALLPEGVERIYVLAALNMAASDLVGMDRLRAKAEALLLRDLTGKISPEGEVQGRNPDDQAGLFIQLVLVATHRRAGGAAVPSKLQVAIASMAPVLRGLRHADGSLVRMQGSNGGHPAALDAALSLSEVKTPAGTRLHMGFARINAGRMVVIADAAAAPASGHASATAIEVSVGRRPLLTSCGDGAPFGRDWLQAGRATASHSTMVIDAGSRPADVMFARTALDGGTRLELGHDGWRAAHGLVYARQIDVDLAGRAVVAEEMLMTISPEDQTRFDRAMVLTGGRGVDFALRFHLHPDVSVLPQDDATQVNFVLKNGEVWTFSHDGQARLTVEPSVFMENGAASPRNTHQVVLSGRVMSYATRMRWALGRATG from the coding sequence GTGACTGCCACTCCCGCTTGGACTGCCCGACAGGACATCCTGAACCGTTTTTATGCGCGCCGCGCCGGCGGCAGCCGTATTGCGCCCAGTTTCGCGCGCCCCCCCGAACCCTTTGTCATGGGCGAGGCCGAGCGTGGCCGCCACCTGATGGCGGGCCGTTTTGTGCTGGATGGCCGTCTGGTTGATGTGCTGGGCGCGGCGATCTGGGACAATGCCATGTATGCGGCCCCTCTGCAGCGGTTCGACTGGCTGGGCGATTTGGCCGCGCTGGGGGATGACGCCGCACGCCGCCGCGCGCAGGGCTGGGTGTGGGAATGGATCGACCGCTACGGCAAAGGCGCGGGCTGGACGCCGCAAACCGCTGCTGCGCGTCTGGTGAATATGCTGCATCACGCGGCCTTTGCGCTGCAAGGCATGTCCGATGCGGCGCAGCGTGGGTATATGCAGGCGCTGGGGCGGCAGGCGCGCTACCTGTCGCGCAGCTGGGCCCTGCTGCCCGAGGGCGTGGAACGGATTTACGTTCTGGCCGCATTGAACATGGCTGCCAGCGATCTGGTGGGAATGGATCGTCTGCGCGCCAAGGCCGAGGCACTGCTGCTGCGCGATCTGACCGGCAAAATATCCCCCGAGGGCGAGGTGCAGGGCCGCAATCCCGACGATCAGGCCGGGCTGTTTATTCAGCTGGTGCTGGTCGCGACGCATCGCCGCGCGGGCGGGGCTGCGGTGCCATCGAAACTGCAAGTCGCGATCGCGTCGATGGCCCCCGTGTTGCGCGGCTTGCGTCACGCTGATGGCAGTCTGGTGCGGATGCAGGGCAGCAACGGCGGCCATCCCGCCGCGCTCGATGCGGCCCTTAGCCTGTCGGAAGTCAAAACCCCCGCAGGTACGCGCTTGCACATGGGCTTTGCCCGCATCAACGCAGGTCGCATGGTGGTTATCGCCGATGCCGCCGCCGCGCCTGCCAGCGGGCATGCGTCCGCCACCGCGATCGAGGTCAGCGTCGGGCGTCGTCCGCTGCTGACCAGTTGCGGTGACGGCGCGCCCTTTGGTCGCGACTGGTTGCAGGCAGGCCGCGCCACCGCCAGCCATTCGACCATGGTGATCGATGCGGGCAGCCGCCCCGCCGATGTGATGTTTGCCCGCACCGCGCTGGATGGCGGCACGCGGTTGGAATTGGGCCACGATGGGTGGCGCGCGGCGCATGGGCTGGTCTACGCGCGGCAGATCGATGTCGATCTGGCGGGCCGCGCCGTGGTGGCCGAAGAAATGCTGATGACCATCTCGCCCGAGGATCAGACCCGCTTTGACCGCGCCATGGTGCTGACTGGCGGGCGCGGGGTCGATTTCGCGCTGCGCTTTCATCTGCACCCCGATGTCAGCGTGCTGCCGCAAGACGACGCGACGCAGGTGAATTTTGTGCTGAAAAATGGCGAGGTCTGGACATTCTCGCACGATGGGCAGGCACGGCTGACGGTCGAGCCTTCGGTGTTTATGGAAAATGGTGCGGCAAGCCCGCGCAATACGCATCAGGTGGTTTTATCTGGGCGCGTGATGTCCTATGCGACGCGCATGCGCTGGGCATTGGGCCGCGCGACAGGCTAG
- a CDS encoding alpha/beta hydrolase, with the protein MTYTARRTAGLAGHPLVVTLHGTGGDENQFHDFGGALVAGAHVTSPRGDVSENGALRYFRRVAEGQYDMADLQRAVDKLAAFIADERTATGAPRVIALGYSNGANVLAALSFQHPDLVDDLALLHPLIPFDPPPVDFTGRRVLITAGKHDAICPSGQTVRLADYYAHNHADLSLFWNDGGHSIAGREIEAIRAFVAQD; encoded by the coding sequence ATGACCTATACCGCACGTCGTACCGCAGGTCTTGCGGGGCATCCGCTGGTCGTCACCCTGCATGGCACGGGCGGCGATGAAAACCAGTTCCATGACTTTGGCGGCGCGTTGGTTGCCGGCGCGCATGTGACCTCGCCCCGTGGCGATGTGTCCGAAAACGGCGCGCTGCGCTATTTTCGCCGCGTGGCCGAGGGGCAGTACGACATGGCCGACCTGCAGCGCGCGGTGGACAAGCTGGCCGCGTTCATCGCGGATGAGCGCACCGCCACGGGTGCCCCGCGCGTCATCGCCTTGGGCTATTCCAACGGCGCGAACGTGCTGGCGGCGCTGTCGTTTCAGCACCCCGATCTAGTGGATGATCTGGCGCTGCTACACCCGTTGATCCCGTTTGATCCGCCGCCGGTGGATTTCACGGGGCGGCGCGTCTTGATCACCGCCGGCAAACATGACGCCATTTGCCCCAGTGGCCAGACCGTCCGTCTGGCTGATTACTACGCGCACAACCACGCCGACCTCAGCCTGTTCTGGAACGACGGCGGCCACTCCATCGCAGGGCGTGAGATCGAGGCCATCCGCGCCTTTGTCGCGCAGGATTAA
- a CDS encoding DUF1674 domain-containing protein, with translation MDKTAKDAASDLPPAAQRALAEAAARRKALDAAAALPPELGGRDGLEPVRYGDWEKKGLAVDF, from the coding sequence ATGGATAAAACAGCAAAAGACGCCGCAAGCGATTTGCCCCCCGCCGCCCAGCGCGCGCTGGCCGAGGCGGCCGCCCGCCGCAAAGCCCTGGACGCCGCCGCCGCGCTGCCGCCGGAACTGGGCGGGCGCGACGGGTTGGAACCTGTGCGGTATGGCGACTGGGAGAAGAAGGGCCTCGCCGTCGACTTTTAA
- a CDS encoding RsmB/NOP family class I SAM-dependent RNA methyltransferase: protein MTDSLIPRRAALALLNAVTIEHRLLSECAALLAPLDAPQRARAQRLALSVLRAAGRADRWLKPHLKKRPPVQVQNALRLGVVEIAEGAAPHGVVNDIVALLADSKRTAAFAPLANAVLRKGADLPQQWGKLALPQLPEWLRGPLREAWGNSAINAMERAHFRGAPLDLTVKADAAAWAEKLGGLLLPTGSVRLASAGQVSALAGYDTGAWWVQDAAAALPVKLLGDVRGLRALDLCAAPGGKTMQLANAGAQVTALDLSAGRLGRVAENLARTQLQAEAVQGDALEFATGGWDVIVLDAPCSATGTIRRHPDLPQARDGAEIGDLIDLQARMIDHALTLLAPGGRLLFCTCSLLPDEGEVQIEAALERHLGLRVEAPTAPFIEDDWRSPEGGLRLRPDYWPSLGGMDGFYMAVLRAS from the coding sequence ATGACCGATAGCTTGATCCCCCGCCGCGCAGCCCTTGCCTTGCTGAATGCGGTGACGATCGAGCATCGACTGCTGAGCGAATGCGCCGCGCTGCTGGCCCCGCTAGATGCCCCGCAGCGCGCGCGGGCGCAGCGGTTGGCGCTGTCGGTGCTGCGCGCGGCGGGGCGGGCCGACCGCTGGCTGAAGCCGCATTTGAAAAAACGCCCGCCAGTGCAGGTGCAAAATGCGCTGCGCTTGGGCGTAGTGGAGATCGCCGAAGGGGCGGCCCCGCATGGCGTGGTCAATGACATCGTGGCGCTGTTGGCCGACAGTAAACGCACCGCCGCGTTTGCGCCGCTGGCCAATGCGGTGCTGCGCAAGGGCGCTGACTTGCCCCAACAGTGGGGCAAGCTGGCCTTGCCGCAACTGCCCGAATGGCTGCGCGGCCCATTGCGCGAGGCATGGGGCAACAGCGCGATCAACGCGATGGAACGCGCGCATTTTCGCGGCGCGCCGTTGGATTTGACGGTCAAGGCCGATGCGGCGGCTTGGGCCGAAAAGCTGGGCGGGCTGCTGCTGCCGACAGGGTCGGTTCGGCTGGCCAGCGCGGGGCAGGTCAGTGCCCTAGCGGGGTATGATACCGGCGCATGGTGGGTGCAGGACGCCGCCGCGGCGCTACCTGTAAAGCTGCTCGGCGACGTGCGCGGCTTGCGCGCGCTAGACCTGTGCGCCGCGCCCGGCGGCAAGACGATGCAACTCGCCAATGCGGGTGCGCAGGTCACCGCGCTGGATCTGTCGGCAGGGCGTCTGGGCCGCGTGGCCGAGAATCTGGCGCGGACGCAATTGCAAGCCGAGGCGGTTCAGGGCGACGCGCTGGAATTTGCGACCGGCGGCTGGGATGTGATCGTGCTGGACGCGCCCTGTTCGGCCACCGGCACCATCCGCCGCCACCCCGATTTGCCGCAGGCGCGCGATGGGGCCGAGATTGGCGATCTGATCGACCTGCAAGCCCGCATGATCGACCACGCCCTGACCCTGCTGGCCCCGGGTGGGCGACTGTTGTTCTGCACCTGCTCGTTGCTGCCGGACGAGGGTGAGGTGCAAATCGAAGCCGCGCTGGAACGTCACCTCGGCCTGCGGGTCGAGGCCCCGACGGCGCCCTTTATCGAAGACGACTGGCGCAGCCCCGAGGGCGGTTTGCGCCTGCGCCCCGATTACTGGCCCAGCCTGGGCGGCATGGACGGATTTTATATGGCGGTGCTTCGCGCAAGCTAG